Proteins from one Loktanella sp. M215 genomic window:
- a CDS encoding protein-L-isoaspartate O-methyltransferase family protein, translated as MANFEARRTMMVDTQVRPSDVTKFPIIDAMLSVPREDFVPASLREAAYVGENLTLPGGRTMLEPRTLSKMLDALDVQPGDVMLDVGCGLGYSAAVAARIVSFVVGLEDDADRAAEAQTNLSDAGIDNAAVMTGPLAEGVAKSGPYDAIIIHGAVEVVPAALTDQLRPGGRIAALFAEGALGTVRIGLKSDSGVTWRYAFNAGAPTLAGFTRDRAFAL; from the coding sequence TTGGCAAACTTCGAGGCCCGCCGCACGATGATGGTCGACACGCAGGTGCGACCCTCTGACGTGACCAAATTTCCCATCATCGATGCGATGCTGTCCGTGCCGCGCGAGGATTTCGTGCCCGCGTCCCTGCGCGAGGCCGCCTACGTCGGAGAGAACCTGACGCTGCCGGGCGGACGCACGATGCTGGAACCCCGCACCCTGTCGAAAATGCTGGATGCGCTGGACGTGCAGCCCGGCGACGTGATGCTCGATGTGGGGTGCGGTCTGGGTTATTCCGCTGCCGTCGCCGCACGGATCGTGTCCTTTGTCGTCGGCCTCGAGGATGACGCAGACCGCGCCGCCGAGGCGCAGACGAATCTGTCGGACGCCGGAATCGACAATGCCGCCGTCATGACCGGCCCGCTGGCCGAGGGCGTGGCCAAGTCCGGACCCTATGACGCCATCATCATTCATGGTGCGGTCGAAGTCGTCCCCGCCGCGCTGACCGATCAGCTGCGGCCCGGTGGCCGGATCGCCGCGCTCTTTGCCGAAGGCGCGCTGGGCACCGTGCGGATCGGCCTGAAGTCGGACAGTGGCGTGACATGGCGTTACGCCTTCAACGCCGGCGCACCGACGCTCGCCGGCTTCACCCGCGACCGGGCGTTCGCGCTATGA
- a CDS encoding cobyric acid synthase encodes MTKAIMIQGAGSNVGKSMLVAGLARAATRRGLRVAPFKPQNMSNNAAVTVDGGEIGRAQALQALACGRDPVVDMNPVLLKPETDIGAQVILRGHRIATVQARDYGRMKAQLLPEVLDSFHRLARTCDLVIVEGAGSPAEVNLRQGDIANMGFASAARVPVVLIGDIDRGGVIAQMVGTHAVLDPADLALIKGFAINKFRGDPALFAAGMDVITDHTGWQPLGILPWFADAWRLPAEDVMDIASRPGGPLRIAVPRLNRIANFDDLDPLSMTPDVSVEIVAEGRPLPLDADLILLPGSKSTIADLAHFRAQGWDIDLAAHIRRGGHVLGLCGGYQMLGRQIADPDGIEGPPASAPGLGHLDVVTVMGQQKRLAQAQATYLPTGDAVSGYEIHMGQTTGPDRARAWLALDGHTDGAQSADGRVMGCYLHGLFAADAFRAAYLSRLGQTIATGDYGATVQDTLDALADHIAAHLDVDRILDLAAEVGR; translated from the coding sequence ATGACCAAAGCCATCATGATACAAGGTGCCGGATCGAACGTCGGCAAGTCGATGCTGGTCGCGGGGCTGGCGCGCGCGGCGACGCGGCGCGGTCTGCGCGTCGCCCCCTTCAAGCCGCAGAACATGTCCAACAACGCCGCCGTCACCGTCGACGGCGGAGAGATCGGGCGCGCACAGGCGCTGCAGGCCCTCGCCTGTGGTCGCGACCCGGTCGTCGACATGAACCCGGTACTGCTGAAGCCCGAAACCGACATCGGCGCGCAGGTCATCCTGCGCGGCCACCGCATCGCGACGGTGCAGGCGCGCGACTATGGCCGCATGAAGGCGCAACTGCTGCCAGAGGTGCTGGACAGCTTTCATCGCCTGGCCCGCACCTGCGATCTGGTCATCGTCGAAGGCGCCGGCAGTCCGGCAGAGGTCAACCTGCGCCAAGGGGACATCGCCAACATGGGTTTTGCCAGTGCAGCACGTGTCCCCGTGGTGCTGATCGGCGACATCGACCGTGGCGGCGTCATCGCGCAGATGGTCGGGACCCACGCCGTGCTGGATCCGGCCGACCTCGCGCTGATCAAGGGCTTTGCGATCAACAAGTTCCGTGGCGACCCTGCCCTCTTTGCCGCTGGCATGGACGTGATTACAGACCACACCGGTTGGCAGCCGCTGGGCATCCTGCCGTGGTTCGCCGACGCCTGGCGCTTGCCGGCAGAGGACGTGATGGACATCGCCAGCCGCCCCGGCGGGCCGCTGCGCATCGCCGTGCCCCGCCTGAACCGAATCGCGAATTTCGACGACCTCGACCCGCTGTCCATGACACCCGACGTCAGTGTCGAGATCGTGGCAGAGGGGCGCCCCCTCCCCCTCGACGCGGATCTGATCCTGCTGCCGGGGTCGAAATCGACCATCGCGGATCTTGCGCATTTTCGCGCCCAAGGCTGGGACATCGACCTTGCCGCGCATATCCGGCGCGGTGGCCATGTGCTGGGCCTGTGCGGTGGATACCAGATGCTGGGACGCCAGATCGCCGATCCCGACGGGATCGAGGGACCGCCTGCCAGCGCGCCCGGACTGGGGCATCTGGATGTCGTCACAGTCATGGGGCAGCAGAAACGGCTGGCGCAGGCGCAGGCGACCTATTTGCCCACGGGCGACGCGGTGTCGGGTTATGAAATCCATATGGGCCAGACCACAGGACCGGACAGGGCGCGCGCCTGGCTGGCGCTGGACGGCCATACAGATGGCGCACAAAGCGCCGATGGTCGCGTCATGGGCTGCTATCTGCACGGTCTCTTCGCTGCGGACGCCTTTCGCGCGGCCTATCTGTCCCGACTGGGACAGACGATTGCGACAGGCGACTACGGCGCCACGGTGCAGGATACATTGGACGCTTTAGCAGATCACATCGCGGCACACCTCGACGTGGACCGTATTCTTGATCTGGCTGCCGAGGTCGGGCGCTAG
- a CDS encoding TolC family outer membrane protein has protein sequence MLRQGVAAICLALSATALSAETLAQTLTDAYTNSGLLAQNRAVLRAADEDVALATSRLLPVISWAATAASQAPRQPSADTITAQLSLNADLTLFDGGANRIGREAQKELVLATRESLRDVEQQVLLRAVQAYNSVRSTAEFISLRQNNLRVLQQELQAAQDRFDVGEVTRTDVALAQASVASAQSLLATARGDAEQAAAEFSVAVGRKPGTLVAVSPAPVSRTENEAETLAVRNHPQVLQAQHSVTVRELGIKVAEAAYVPNATLSGRVGVDANTGIVGRSVTLSLGGPIYNGGALPAGVRQAQAQRDQARAGLHLASLSVIQQVSNAYAVLQAARASLQSTDEQVRAARVAFEGIREEATLGARTTLDVLNAEQNLLNARANVITAQEAEVNASYAVLSAVGLLTADHLNLPVQQYDPAAYYNLVKDAPAALSEQGQALDRVLRAIGQ, from the coding sequence ATGTTGCGCCAGGGGGTGGCGGCGATCTGTCTTGCCCTGTCTGCCACGGCGCTGTCGGCGGAAACGCTGGCCCAGACGCTGACCGATGCCTACACCAACTCCGGTCTGCTGGCGCAGAACCGTGCGGTCCTGCGCGCCGCCGACGAGGATGTGGCCCTTGCCACCTCGCGCCTGCTGCCGGTGATCAGCTGGGCCGCCACGGCGGCCAGTCAGGCCCCGCGTCAGCCCAGCGCCGATACGATTACGGCACAGTTGAGCCTGAACGCCGATCTGACCCTGTTCGACGGTGGCGCCAATCGCATTGGCCGCGAGGCTCAGAAGGAACTCGTGCTCGCCACGCGCGAATCACTGCGCGACGTGGAGCAGCAGGTGCTGCTGCGGGCGGTCCAGGCGTATAACTCGGTCCGCAGCACCGCTGAATTCATCAGTCTGCGCCAGAACAACCTGCGCGTCCTGCAGCAGGAACTGCAGGCCGCACAGGACCGCTTTGACGTGGGCGAGGTCACCCGGACCGATGTGGCACTGGCCCAGGCCAGCGTTGCATCCGCGCAAAGCCTTCTTGCGACCGCACGCGGCGATGCTGAACAGGCGGCTGCGGAATTCTCGGTTGCCGTCGGGCGCAAGCCGGGCACACTTGTGGCGGTGTCGCCGGCACCGGTGTCGCGCACGGAAAACGAGGCAGAGACTCTGGCCGTCCGCAACCATCCACAGGTTTTGCAGGCGCAACATTCTGTGACGGTGCGGGAATTGGGAATCAAGGTGGCCGAGGCCGCCTATGTGCCCAATGCGACCTTGTCGGGACGGGTCGGCGTAGATGCCAACACCGGTATCGTCGGACGGTCCGTGACCCTGTCGCTGGGTGGTCCGATCTACAACGGCGGTGCCTTGCCCGCCGGCGTCAGACAGGCGCAAGCCCAGCGCGATCAGGCGAGGGCCGGTCTGCATCTGGCGTCGCTGAGTGTCATTCAGCAGGTCTCGAATGCCTACGCTGTCCTGCAGGCCGCACGCGCGTCGCTGCAATCCACCGATGAACAGGTGCGTGCCGCCCGTGTCGCCTTCGAAGGCATCCGCGAAGAAGCGACCCTTGGGGCGCGGACGACCTTGGACGTGCTGAACGCGGAACAGAATCTGCTGAACGCCCGCGCCAACGTCATCACGGCGCAAGAGGCAGAGGTAAACGCCTCTTATGCCGTGCTGTCAGCCGTGGGCCTGCTGACGGCGGACCATCTGAACCTGCCGGTGCAGCAGTACGATCCGGCGGCGTATTACAACCTCGTCAAGGATGCCCCTGCGGCGCTGTCCGAACAGGGACAGGCGTTGGACCGTGTCCTGCGGGCCATCGGCCAATAG
- a CDS encoding LysR family transcriptional regulator, with the protein MAQASDKTAAALIQARLRLPQLRLLLAVADVGQISGAAAQVGMTQPAASRLLAELERTAGTPLFDRHPRGVVLTQAGALLARRARSALRDIAIAFDEVEMLASGTGGVVRIGTVTGPGLELVLPLIRDMRVTYPEIEFDVTVDTSDMLADALFAHRIDFYIGRVLANANPRDVTIRHIGPEPIALLVRKDHPLLRKTDLTLKDTLAHDWVMQAPGGLLRRAVEAYLLRHDLPPPSRILSTSSLLLTLGIISDTNVVAPVARSVADVLVSANRLNGDVRVLDVARDMAVDPYGLVSLRQAAHAPAVVRILALLEERIRNRSTGPD; encoded by the coding sequence ATGGCGCAGGCTTCGGACAAGACGGCGGCCGCTTTGATACAGGCCAGATTGCGCCTGCCGCAACTGCGCCTTCTGCTGGCCGTGGCCGATGTGGGGCAGATCTCGGGTGCGGCGGCACAGGTCGGCATGACGCAGCCTGCCGCCTCTCGGCTGCTGGCAGAGCTGGAGCGGACGGCCGGCACGCCGTTGTTCGACCGGCATCCGCGCGGTGTCGTGCTGACGCAGGCCGGTGCGTTGCTGGCCCGCCGCGCGCGGAGTGCGCTGCGCGACATCGCGATCGCCTTTGACGAGGTCGAGATGCTGGCTAGCGGGACCGGTGGTGTGGTGCGCATCGGCACCGTGACCGGGCCGGGGCTGGAACTGGTGCTGCCGCTGATCCGCGACATGCGCGTGACCTACCCCGAGATCGAGTTCGATGTGACCGTCGATACCTCTGACATGCTGGCGGATGCGCTCTTTGCCCACAGGATCGACTTCTACATCGGGCGCGTGCTGGCGAACGCCAACCCGCGTGACGTCACCATCCGCCATATCGGCCCCGAGCCGATCGCCCTGCTGGTGCGCAAGGATCACCCCCTGTTGCGCAAGACCGATCTGACGCTGAAGGATACGCTGGCGCACGACTGGGTGATGCAGGCGCCCGGCGGGCTGCTGCGCCGCGCGGTCGAGGCGTATCTGCTGCGTCACGACCTGCCGCCGCCGTCGCGCATCCTGTCCACGTCATCGCTGCTGCTGACGCTGGGCATCATATCCGATACCAATGTCGTCGCGCCCGTGGCGCGGTCGGTGGCGGACGTGCTGGTGTCGGCCAACCGCCTGAACGGCGATGTGCGCGTTCTGGACGTCGCCCGCGATATGGCCGTCGATCCTTATGGTCTGGTGTCGCTGCGGCAGGCGGCCCATGCGCCAGCCGTCGTCCGCATCCTTGCCCTGCTGGAAGAGCGGATTCGCAACCGGTCCACGGGGCCGGACTGA
- the chvE gene encoding multiple monosaccharide ABC transporter substrate-binding protein yields MLATTALVAMTGGAWAQDAGYVGIAMPTKSSARWIADGDNMVKQFEEAGFTVDLQYADDDIPNQLAQIENMITKGVDVLVIAAIDGTTLSNALANAAAADIDVVAYDRLIRDSGDVSYYATFDNFKVGVQQATTLVDGLKERFPDTKPWNVELFGGSPDDNNAYFFYNGAMSVLQPLIDSGDVVIPSGQMGMDQVGTLRWDGSVAQARMDNLLSANYTDKQVNAVLSPYDGLSIGILSSLKGVGYGSGDLAMPIVSGQDAEIQSVKSILADEQFSTIFKDTRELARVTVGMVEALLNDGEPEINDTETYDNGVKVVPAYLLEPVPVTKADVQSVLIDSGYYTEDQIK; encoded by the coding sequence ATGCTGGCGACGACGGCACTCGTCGCGATGACCGGCGGCGCCTGGGCGCAGGACGCGGGCTATGTGGGCATCGCGATGCCGACCAAGTCCTCGGCCCGCTGGATCGCCGACGGCGACAACATGGTCAAGCAATTCGAAGAGGCCGGTTTCACCGTCGATCTGCAATACGCCGACGACGATATTCCCAACCAGCTCGCGCAGATCGAGAACATGATCACCAAGGGCGTCGACGTCCTCGTGATCGCTGCCATCGACGGCACGACCCTGTCAAACGCGCTGGCCAATGCCGCAGCCGCAGACATCGACGTGGTGGCCTACGACCGCCTGATCCGCGACAGCGGGGACGTCAGCTATTACGCGACCTTCGACAACTTCAAGGTCGGCGTACAGCAGGCGACGACGCTGGTGGACGGCCTGAAAGAGCGTTTCCCCGACACCAAGCCGTGGAACGTCGAACTTTTCGGCGGCAGCCCTGACGACAACAACGCCTATTTCTTCTACAACGGTGCCATGTCGGTGCTGCAGCCGCTGATCGACAGCGGTGACGTCGTCATTCCGTCCGGCCAGATGGGCATGGATCAGGTCGGCACGCTGCGCTGGGACGGCTCCGTCGCGCAGGCGCGCATGGATAACCTGCTCTCCGCCAACTACACCGACAAGCAGGTGAACGCGGTGCTGTCGCCCTACGACGGTCTGTCCATCGGCATCCTGTCCTCGCTCAAGGGTGTGGGCTACGGGTCCGGCGATCTGGCGATGCCGATCGTGTCCGGTCAGGACGCTGAAATCCAGTCGGTGAAATCGATCCTCGCGGACGAGCAGTTTTCGACCATCTTCAAGGACACCCGCGAACTGGCCCGCGTCACCGTGGGCATGGTCGAGGCGCTGCTGAACGACGGCGAGCCCGAGATCAACGACACCGAGACCTATGACAACGGCGTCAAGGTCGTCCCCGCCTACCTGCTGGAGCCGGTGCCCGTGACCAAGGCCGACGTGCAGTCGGTCCTGATCGACAGCGGTTACTACACCGAAGACCAGATCAAGTGA